A genomic window from Aquila chrysaetos chrysaetos chromosome 9, bAquChr1.4, whole genome shotgun sequence includes:
- the CABP7 gene encoding calcium-binding protein 7 has translation MPFHPVTAALMYRGIYTIPNILAEQHPVEIPEDELEEIREAFKVFDRDGNGFISKQELGTAMRSLGYMPNEVELEVIIQRLDMDGDGQVDFEEFVTLLGPKLSTSGIPEKFHGTDFDTVFWKCDMQKLTVDELKRLLYDTFCEHLSMKDIENIIMTEEESHMGTAEECPVDVETCSSQQIRQTCVRKSLICAFAIAFIISVMLIAANQVLRSGMK, from the exons ATGCCTTTCCACCCGGTGACGGCGGCTTTGATGTACCGGGGGATCTACACCATCCCCAACATCCTCGCCGAGCAGCACCCCGTGGAGATCCCCGAGGACGAGCTGGAGG AGATCCGTGAAGCCTTCAAGGTGTTCGACCGGGATGGCAATGGCTTCATCTCCAAGCAGGAGCTGGGCACGGCCATGCGCTCCCTGGGCTACATGCCCAACGAGGTGGAGCTGGAAGTCATCATCCAGCGCCTCGACATGGACG GCGATGGGCAAGTGGACTTTGAGGAGTTTGTGACGTTACTGGGGCCCAAGTTGTCCACCTCGGGCATCCCGGAGAAGTTCCACGGCACGGACTTCGACACCGTCTTCTGGAAG TGCGACATGCAGAAGCTGACGGTGGACGAGCTGAAGCGGCTGCTGTACGACACCTTCTGCGAGCACCTCTCCATGAAGGACATCGAGAACATCATCATGACGGAGGAGGAGAGCCACATGGGCACGGCCGAGGAATGCCCCGTCGACGTAGAGA ccTGCTCTAGCCAGCAGATCCGGCAGACCTGCGTGCGGAAGAGCCTCATCTGCGCCTTCGCCATCGCCTTCATCATCAGCGTGATGCTCATCGCCGCCAACCAGGTGCTGCGTAGCGGCATGAAGTAG